The following proteins are encoded in a genomic region of Oncorhynchus kisutch isolate 150728-3 linkage group LG6, Okis_V2, whole genome shotgun sequence:
- the LOC109892102 gene encoding reticulon-1-A-like, with product MAIKVMDLIYWRDVGKTGLVVTGLVIGLASLFQLSSVTMLSYLCISIMCLTFPLRLYYKLLELIRKIPEGVHPFQSYIGDDSSLTDEEVVLVVEEVVLMMAFAITEIKRLLFIDSIMDSIKFVVLLYVLTYMGITTNGLTLVIVGVICVFSLPLFYKQMQGRMKRISKAVRGLLRKIKNLFKMLYSKLRPSPATTSATTPTPTPAPKHKLKSK from the exons TAATGGACCTGATCTACTGGCGGGATGTGGGGAAGACAGGGCTGGTGGTCACAGGGCTGGTGATAGGCCTGGCTAGCCTGTTCCAGCTCAGTTCCGTCACCATGCTGTCCTACCTGTGTATCTCCATCATGTGTCTCACCTTCCCCCTACGCCTCTACTACAAACTCCTAGAGCTGATACGGAAGATCCCTGAAGGAGTGCACCCCTTTCA GTCTTATATAGGAGACGACAGCTCTCTGACAGATGAGGAGGTCgtgttggtggtggaggaggtcgTGCTAATGATGGCCTTCGCCATCACAGAGATCAAACGCCTGCTCTTCATCGACAGCATCATGGACTCCATCAAG TTTGTGGTGCTGCTGTACGTGTTGACCTATATGGGCATCACGACCAATGGTCTGACCCTGGTGATAGTTG GTGTCATCTgtgttttctctcttcctctgttctaCAAACAAATGCAG GGGCGAATGAAAAGGATTAGCAAAGCGGTCAGAGGCctcctgaggaaaatcaaaaacTT GTTTAAGATGTTGTACAGTAAACTGAGACCCTCTCCTGCGACTACATCTGCCACAACCCCCACTCCCACCCCGGCCCCAAAACACAAACTCAAGTCAAAgtga